Proteins co-encoded in one Streptomyces roseochromogenus subsp. oscitans DS 12.976 genomic window:
- a CDS encoding NAD(P)/FAD-dependent oxidoreductase, with protein MGTGPNGLAAAITLARAGLSVTLFEKADTIGGGLRSTPLFDRDVTHDICSAVHPMAAASAFFRQFELPARGVPLLQPDMPYAHPLSNGTAAVAWRSIYHTASHLGPDGPRWMKLMAPLTNRSTEVVGLFLSPQRSLPRSLATPLLLAQRVLAHSTSRTPFTTERARALLTGVAAHAVGKLPSLTSTAVALLLGHLAHSSGWPLPQGGSTRIADAMAADITAHGGAIHTGHPIKDLTELSAFPIVMLDIAPKAFLDMAGPRHTLPARYRNALRSYAYGPGAAKADFLVNAPIPWANPLVGKAGTVHLGGTRADILRQETATAASRRADAPFVLVVDPAVTDPSRACGHKRPVWAYAHVPHGDTRDPVDLIRRRIEDYAPGFTDTVIAARGLSAAQYEEYNPNYVGGDIAAGALTLRQSLARPTPRWDPYTTPLPRVYLCSASTPPGPGVHGMCGYFAALSALRRHHALRTSPDLSPKKRDGETN; from the coding sequence GTGGGCACCGGTCCCAACGGCCTAGCTGCCGCCATCACCCTCGCCCGCGCCGGACTTAGTGTCACGCTTTTCGAGAAGGCTGACACCATTGGAGGCGGTCTCCGCAGCACGCCGCTGTTTGACCGCGACGTGACGCACGACATCTGCTCTGCCGTCCACCCGATGGCCGCCGCCTCCGCGTTCTTTCGGCAGTTCGAACTGCCCGCCCGTGGGGTCCCACTGCTGCAGCCCGACATGCCCTACGCCCACCCTCTGTCCAACGGCACAGCGGCCGTTGCCTGGCGCAGCATCTACCACACCGCCAGCCACCTCGGCCCGGACGGACCACGTTGGATGAAGCTCATGGCGCCCCTGACCAACCGCTCCACTGAGGTCGTTGGCCTCTTCCTCTCCCCTCAGCGCTCCCTGCCGCGCAGCCTGGCGACACCACTGCTGCTGGCACAACGCGTTCTAGCCCACTCCACCTCCCGTACTCCCTTCACCACCGAACGGGCGCGGGCCTTGCTGACCGGAGTTGCCGCCCACGCCGTGGGCAAACTGCCATCGCTGACCTCAACAGCGGTCGCCCTACTGCTCGGGCATCTTGCGCACAGCAGCGGCTGGCCCCTGCCTCAGGGAGGCAGTACCCGCATAGCCGACGCCATGGCCGCGGACATCACCGCACACGGCGGTGCCATACACACCGGCCACCCCATCAAGGACCTCACCGAGCTCAGCGCCTTCCCTATCGTCATGCTGGACATTGCTCCTAAAGCCTTCCTCGATATGGCCGGGCCCCGGCACACACTGCCCGCCCGCTACCGCAACGCCTTGAGGTCCTACGCGTACGGCCCTGGTGCAGCCAAGGCTGACTTTCTCGTCAACGCTCCGATTCCCTGGGCCAACCCCCTCGTCGGCAAGGCCGGCACCGTGCACCTGGGTGGGACACGCGCTGACATCCTCCGTCAGGAGACCGCCACTGCAGCGAGCCGCCGAGCCGACGCCCCCTTCGTGCTCGTCGTCGACCCGGCAGTCACCGACCCGTCTCGCGCCTGCGGGCACAAGAGACCGGTATGGGCCTATGCCCACGTGCCTCACGGGGACACGCGCGACCCCGTCGACCTGATCCGGCGGCGCATCGAGGACTATGCCCCCGGCTTCACCGATACCGTCATCGCCGCCCGCGGCCTCTCTGCCGCCCAGTACGAGGAGTACAACCCGAACTACGTCGGCGGAGACATCGCCGCTGGCGCCTTGACGCTCCGTCAGTCGCTGGCCCGACCGACGCCCCGCTGGGACCCGTACACCACACCACTGCCGCGCGTGTACCTTTGCTCGGCTTCCACTCCCCCCGGCCCCGGCGTCCACGGCATGTGCGGGTATTTCGCCGCCCTCTCTGCACTCCGCCGCCACCATGCCCTGCGCACTTCGCCGGATCTATCCCCCAAGAAGAGAGATGGGGAGACCAACTGA
- a CDS encoding response regulator, whose amino-acid sequence MSLGKTPPIRVLLADADHTFRKMRSQLLALEDDLDIVAEVASGAEVLGLAQLHAPDVTVLTSPLPGCDELALATELRAQVPSCAVVILGSSEGASLSDALAAGAQAMLLKEAPGQRLIRAIRAVHAGHRYVDQESVADAVTRDNRATS is encoded by the coding sequence GTGAGTTTGGGCAAAACTCCTCCGATTCGGGTGCTGCTGGCCGACGCGGATCACACCTTTCGTAAGATGCGATCCCAGCTACTCGCCTTGGAGGATGACTTAGACATCGTGGCTGAGGTCGCCTCCGGAGCCGAGGTCTTGGGGCTAGCGCAACTGCACGCTCCGGACGTCACCGTGCTCACCTCTCCGCTGCCGGGGTGCGACGAGTTGGCCTTAGCCACGGAACTGCGTGCTCAAGTCCCTAGTTGTGCGGTAGTGATTCTCGGCTCCAGTGAGGGTGCTTCGCTGTCGGACGCCCTGGCGGCCGGAGCTCAAGCCATGCTCCTGAAGGAGGCACCAGGGCAGAGGCTCATCCGGGCCATCCGCGCAGTTCACGCGGGGCACCGCTATGTCGATCAGGAATCTGTTGCCGATGCCGTCACCCGCGACAATAGGGCCACCTCGTAA
- a CDS encoding zinc finger domain-containing protein translates to MERNEAAAVLAYIGRLDPRTIRTDTGEARDQIAQWHELLGDVPFATDHGWDVREVIRAHVLDCPYPILPVDVARKWRIYRRDRLQRHTDPTPSANPDNPDAWRAELLATRHAVAAGAAAPSTHRQLTNGGPHPDIEARLRTIGSCIPPAARAELARYRPARAAREAAVAAGHTDALSVPCQWCYAGEGEPCRSRRVGPDGRARGKAPRATPHPTRVDLAAAKPARRAAA, encoded by the coding sequence CTGGAGCGCAACGAAGCCGCCGCCGTCCTCGCCTACATCGGCCGCCTCGACCCCCGCACCATCCGCACCGACACGGGCGAAGCCCGTGACCAGATCGCCCAGTGGCACGAGCTGCTCGGCGACGTGCCCTTCGCCACCGACCACGGCTGGGACGTCCGTGAGGTGATACGGGCCCACGTCCTCGACTGCCCGTATCCGATCCTGCCCGTGGACGTCGCCCGCAAGTGGCGCATCTACCGTCGCGATCGGCTGCAGAGGCACACCGACCCCACACCGTCCGCGAACCCGGACAACCCTGACGCCTGGCGAGCCGAACTGCTCGCCACCCGGCACGCAGTCGCTGCCGGTGCGGCCGCACCCTCGACGCACCGGCAGCTCACCAACGGCGGTCCGCACCCCGACATCGAGGCCCGCTTGCGGACCATCGGATCGTGCATCCCGCCAGCCGCACGCGCCGAGCTCGCCCGCTACCGGCCGGCCCGAGCCGCACGCGAGGCCGCAGTCGCCGCAGGACATACCGACGCCCTCAGCGTCCCGTGTCAGTGGTGCTACGCGGGTGAGGGTGAACCCTGCCGCAGCCGACGCGTAGGCCCCGACGGACGTGCCCGAGGCAAAGCACCCCGCGCTACCCCGCACCCGACCCGCGTGGACCTCGCCGCTGCGAAGCCTGCCCGGCGTGCGGCCGCCTGA
- a CDS encoding MobC family plasmid mobilization relaxosome protein, translating to MHTPHHQDPTTHENSLLTTPAPGGASNGVGPSMGRSDANSSALGVAEEGLRHEGVPELEGVGGAVDAGQLSSAVVRAGDEAALYRVARRRAASGDGQRKERVDARYSGEEKAKILARAKSLHITGAHLVGAVVMAFVNGEEHLPDQRTAYDDVIDEFAALRTQIARIGNNVNQIARRLNSDGDPHPVDAAILNRSERLLATVRDSVKAVDEAAFRAAEQRAGRA from the coding sequence ATGCACACCCCACACCATCAAGACCCCACCACCCACGAAAACTCTCTGCTGACCACCCCTGCCCCAGGCGGAGCAAGCAATGGCGTCGGACCGTCCATGGGTCGGTCCGACGCGAACTCCTCCGCCCTGGGGGTGGCGGAGGAGGGACTCCGGCACGAGGGCGTGCCGGAGCTGGAGGGGGTGGGTGGCGCTGTTGACGCCGGGCAGCTGTCGTCTGCCGTTGTGCGTGCCGGCGATGAAGCCGCGCTCTACCGTGTCGCCCGCCGCCGCGCAGCCAGCGGCGACGGCCAGCGCAAGGAGCGTGTCGATGCCCGCTACAGCGGCGAGGAGAAAGCGAAGATCCTGGCCAGGGCGAAGTCGTTGCACATCACCGGCGCGCACCTGGTCGGCGCGGTCGTCATGGCCTTCGTCAACGGCGAGGAACACCTGCCTGACCAGCGCACGGCCTACGACGACGTGATCGACGAGTTCGCCGCCCTGCGCACCCAGATCGCCCGGATCGGCAACAACGTCAACCAGATCGCCCGCCGCCTCAACTCCGACGGCGATCCGCACCCTGTGGACGCCGCGATACTCAACCGGTCTGAGCGCCTGCTCGCCACCGTCCGGGACTCGGTCAAGGCCGTGGACGAGGCCGCGTTCCGGGCCGCCGAGCAGAGGGCGGGCCGGGCGTGA
- a CDS encoding TnsA-like heteromeric transposase endonuclease subunit: MSVSAGSERAAPYVEVSSVVGKRERRRRPLLDCVSVRFEDARPVRPFRWPPGGRYFPGWYWAATTRQHVGFESWLERDRLVLMDFDPAVVGVASQPFWLHWHDGTRERRHAPDFFVRRADGSAVVVDVRADDCIAPRDAEAFEVTRRACAEAGWGFERVGRPEAVLLANVRWLSRYRHPRCRQHPVAARLMEVFSQPVPLMAGADSAGDRLATLPVLFHLLWRQELSAEGMSVELLGPRTVVRLAGGGAG; the protein is encoded by the coding sequence ATGTCGGTATCGGCTGGGTCGGAACGGGCGGCGCCGTACGTCGAGGTGTCGAGTGTGGTGGGCAAGCGTGAGCGTCGTCGGCGTCCGCTGTTGGACTGTGTGTCGGTCAGGTTCGAGGACGCTCGTCCGGTGCGGCCGTTTCGGTGGCCGCCGGGTGGGCGCTATTTCCCGGGCTGGTACTGGGCGGCGACGACTCGGCAGCATGTCGGTTTCGAGTCGTGGCTGGAGCGGGACCGTCTCGTGCTCATGGATTTCGATCCGGCTGTGGTGGGGGTCGCCTCCCAGCCGTTCTGGCTGCACTGGCACGACGGGACGCGTGAGCGTCGGCATGCCCCGGACTTCTTCGTGCGCCGCGCGGATGGCTCGGCCGTGGTTGTCGATGTCCGCGCCGACGACTGCATCGCACCGCGCGATGCGGAAGCGTTCGAGGTGACGCGCCGGGCCTGCGCCGAGGCCGGGTGGGGCTTTGAGCGGGTGGGGAGGCCGGAGGCGGTGCTGCTAGCGAACGTGCGGTGGCTGTCGCGTTACCGTCACCCGCGCTGCCGACAGCATCCGGTGGCGGCCCGGCTGATGGAAGTCTTCTCGCAACCGGTGCCGCTGATGGCCGGGGCCGACAGCGCCGGCGACCGGCTCGCGACGCTGCCTGTGTTGTTCCACCTTCTGTGGCGGCAGGAGTTGTCCGCCGAGGGGATGTCGGTCGAGTTGCTGGGGCCGCGCACGGTCGTGCGCCTCGCCGGTGGGGGTGCCGGATGA
- a CDS encoding ATP-binding cassette domain-containing protein, giving the protein MEQDAPLMRRTVRENLTYAWPHAPQSEILDVVEAAHLAEVIAGLPQGLDTELGEDGIGLSDGQRQLLAIARALLPQPDVLLLDEATANLDSNSEAALCKATTDIGTRCQILVIAHRISTTIGADRILVIEDGCLRATGTHTELMEHNATYRHLASQQLTSAGAVHD; this is encoded by the coding sequence GTGGAACAGGACGCACCCCTGATGCGCAGAACGGTTCGCGAGAACCTCACCTACGCCTGGCCCCATGCTCCACAGAGCGAGATCCTCGACGTTGTGGAAGCCGCTCACCTCGCCGAGGTCATTGCAGGCCTTCCACAGGGGCTGGATACCGAACTCGGCGAGGACGGTATCGGCCTGTCCGATGGACAGCGACAGCTCCTGGCCATCGCCCGCGCGTTGCTGCCCCAGCCCGATGTCCTCCTACTCGACGAAGCCACCGCGAATCTGGACTCCAACTCCGAAGCGGCGCTGTGCAAGGCCACCACCGATATCGGCACCCGCTGCCAGATCCTGGTCATCGCGCACCGTATCTCCACCACCATCGGAGCCGACCGAATCCTGGTCATCGAAGACGGCTGCCTGCGAGCAACAGGCACCCACACGGAGCTGATGGAGCACAACGCCACCTACCGGCACTTGGCCAGCCAGCAGCTCACCTCTGCGGGAGCGGTCCATGACTGA
- a CDS encoding DUF2637 domain-containing protein, with amino-acid sequence MPKYAPERFVLITAVAVVAALTAGGFWLSYAHLAEVAGAHGLGGSPARRWVWPATLYACVVAGELLMLRAGLRRVTDGWAIALTAIGSVGSIALSVVGVSGAGHASSVPLLDQIVAAVPPTAALLAFGVFMRQIHQLGDRTADRREPILDRPSEPPAASCTCPGDLPAAASQTARASDSGARPRAVNQAPTAREREPEDSHTHSGDPHRSSEPAPEPKQVSTPRRAEQPPNASIDELLAIARLVVARIGDVEDTEIAREIREVRGLKVADDQLQKVIELVEDEQDALWDAVDEIG; translated from the coding sequence ATGCCCAAGTACGCTCCCGAGAGGTTTGTGCTCATCACGGCGGTTGCCGTCGTGGCCGCCCTCACCGCCGGCGGTTTCTGGCTGTCGTACGCGCATCTCGCCGAGGTCGCAGGAGCACATGGGCTGGGTGGCTCGCCCGCTCGCCGCTGGGTCTGGCCCGCGACCCTGTACGCATGCGTTGTCGCAGGCGAGTTGCTGATGCTCCGGGCGGGCCTGCGCCGGGTCACCGACGGCTGGGCCATCGCGCTGACCGCCATCGGGTCGGTCGGATCCATCGCGCTCAGCGTGGTCGGGGTCAGCGGTGCGGGCCACGCCAGCAGCGTGCCCCTGCTCGACCAGATCGTCGCCGCGGTGCCCCCGACCGCCGCGCTGCTGGCCTTCGGCGTCTTCATGCGTCAGATCCACCAGCTCGGTGACCGGACCGCCGACCGCCGAGAACCCATCTTGGATCGGCCGTCGGAGCCACCGGCCGCTTCTTGCACCTGTCCCGGCGATCTGCCGGCCGCCGCTTCGCAGACAGCACGGGCGTCGGATTCCGGTGCCCGTCCGCGTGCCGTCAACCAGGCCCCTACGGCACGCGAACGCGAACCGGAGGACAGCCACACCCATAGCGGGGACCCGCACCGCTCATCCGAGCCTGCGCCAGAACCTAAGCAGGTGTCGACTCCTCGACGCGCCGAGCAACCTCCAAACGCTTCGATCGACGAACTGCTGGCCATCGCCCGCCTCGTGGTAGCGCGGATAGGCGATGTCGAGGACACCGAGATCGCACGGGAGATCCGGGAGGTTCGCGGCCTGAAGGTCGCTGACGATCAATTGCAGAAGGTCATCGAGCTGGTGGAGGACGAGCAAGACGCGCTGTGGGACGCCGTCGACGAGATCGGCTGA
- a CDS encoding replication-relaxation family protein, with the protein MAGKRETNPAGSTNNLRGDVLRVLGVLKLATVDQIQRIAAPHLTYRHTEKKTPAKQKQARTASHLGALSDLRKHGLVENGGRTSGGETLRNLTPMGLKAASYELGRPVGEMGGAARGAGRSGASHPMAVNDALFALLRPKPDLALLDGEPAEAFAAAQAAVDAPAGLGTIASYATEVALPATGTWSNPGKGSAQADIVLTAPEDGVPLLFVEIDNCFESAQELAAKIDKYMRFCQRKVKDADGTERPMWHTRWWVPDGRHGGQPHPPLLLVFNRVGPRNPNTVIAQLAELIQRHWQRSAHDDFHIYDGKLPIVVTGMKTLQEQGPAGAIFRRFGRPENQTLLEAIGDPAAKPPTPANRPSKTVPYVVGACWASHGAGYVRLDCSGRAVGDRRAVDPALGDAATGWRNAGHA; encoded by the coding sequence ATGGCGGGAAAGCGGGAGACGAACCCGGCGGGGTCGACGAACAACCTGCGCGGTGATGTGCTGCGCGTGCTCGGGGTACTGAAGCTCGCGACCGTCGACCAGATCCAGCGGATCGCAGCCCCGCACCTGACCTACCGGCACACTGAAAAGAAGACGCCCGCCAAGCAGAAGCAGGCCCGTACCGCCTCACACCTCGGGGCGCTCTCCGATCTGCGCAAGCACGGCCTAGTGGAGAACGGCGGCCGGACCTCGGGCGGGGAGACCTTGCGCAACCTCACGCCTATGGGGCTGAAGGCTGCCTCCTACGAGCTGGGGCGGCCGGTCGGGGAGATGGGCGGCGCAGCCCGTGGTGCGGGCCGCAGCGGCGCCTCTCACCCGATGGCGGTCAACGACGCCCTGTTCGCACTGCTGCGCCCGAAGCCGGACCTGGCCCTGCTCGATGGCGAGCCGGCCGAAGCCTTCGCCGCCGCGCAGGCCGCCGTCGACGCCCCGGCCGGGCTGGGCACCATCGCCTCCTACGCGACCGAGGTGGCACTGCCCGCGACGGGAACGTGGTCCAACCCCGGCAAGGGCAGCGCCCAGGCGGACATCGTGCTCACCGCGCCCGAGGACGGGGTGCCGTTGCTGTTCGTGGAGATCGACAACTGCTTCGAGTCCGCGCAGGAACTCGCGGCGAAGATCGACAAGTACATGCGGTTCTGCCAGCGGAAGGTGAAGGACGCCGACGGCACCGAGCGGCCGATGTGGCACACCCGCTGGTGGGTGCCCGACGGCCGTCACGGCGGGCAGCCGCACCCGCCGCTGCTGCTCGTCTTCAACCGCGTCGGCCCGCGCAACCCAAACACCGTCATCGCGCAGCTGGCCGAGTTGATCCAGCGGCACTGGCAGCGTAGCGCCCACGACGACTTCCACATATATGACGGCAAGCTGCCCATCGTGGTCACCGGTATGAAGACGCTCCAGGAGCAAGGCCCGGCCGGAGCAATCTTCCGGCGCTTCGGCCGACCGGAGAACCAGACGCTCTTGGAGGCGATCGGCGACCCCGCCGCGAAGCCCCCGACGCCCGCCAACAGGCCGAGTAAGACGGTGCCCTATGTGGTGGGGGCTTGTTGGGCCTCGCATGGGGCGGGGTACGTGAGGTTGGATTGTTCCGGACGGGCTGTGGGAGATCGCCGAGCTGTTGATCCCGCACTCGGTGATGCGGCCACAGGGTGGCGGAACGCAGGACACGCCTGA
- a CDS encoding alpha/beta fold hydrolase, with protein MTSRHDALPRAFAGLLAGLAMTGVAAQALRHRRVMRGRGNESLFETSRGNILAYRFTESAGVSSDTPVLVFETGMAATAEYWYWAELNLGLSYPTLVYSRAGYGRSEFRDKEPFTLRSAVLDLEDLIRDACGNRPVVIVGHSLGGYLALRAAEEMRDLVRGLCLLDPSHPGELLRSPAQAKGAEHVSFSLTLMPSSLRLGFGGLLEIPLRLKQFPADLQGLFQDQYRDWKLWEAAKREWRATREEFLRYNGDLPKIGVPTCLVAADRTRSTDNSVAELYSELVAAAPRSEMHVVERAGHDELLLRKEVFNLIRQFGESLEADQDKARKAS; from the coding sequence ATGACCAGTCGTCACGATGCCCTCCCCCGTGCGTTTGCAGGATTGCTGGCCGGACTTGCCATGACTGGAGTTGCCGCCCAGGCCCTGCGCCACCGCAGAGTCATGCGCGGCCGCGGTAACGAATCACTGTTCGAGACGAGTAGAGGAAACATTCTTGCCTACCGATTTACGGAGTCGGCTGGGGTTTCCTCTGATACTCCAGTCCTGGTCTTTGAAACCGGGATGGCTGCGACGGCGGAGTACTGGTATTGGGCTGAGTTGAATCTCGGTTTGAGTTATCCGACTCTCGTCTACAGCCGGGCCGGCTATGGACGCAGCGAGTTCCGCGATAAGGAGCCGTTCACTCTGCGATCCGCTGTGCTGGACTTGGAGGATCTCATCCGCGACGCCTGCGGTAATCGTCCAGTGGTGATCGTCGGCCACTCGCTTGGCGGGTATCTGGCACTGCGCGCGGCAGAGGAAATGCGCGACCTCGTTCGAGGTCTTTGCTTGCTGGATCCGAGCCACCCTGGCGAGCTGCTGCGTTCTCCCGCTCAGGCCAAGGGAGCCGAGCATGTTTCCTTCAGTCTTACCCTCATGCCCTCCTCGCTTCGCTTGGGATTTGGAGGGTTGCTTGAAATACCATTGCGACTGAAGCAATTTCCCGCGGATCTACAAGGTCTATTTCAGGATCAGTATCGGGACTGGAAACTTTGGGAGGCGGCGAAGAGAGAATGGAGGGCTACTCGGGAAGAATTCCTCAGATATAATGGGGATCTCCCGAAGATCGGCGTGCCTACCTGTCTTGTGGCAGCTGATCGCACCCGTTCGACGGACAATTCCGTGGCCGAACTATACAGTGAACTGGTTGCCGCAGCACCCCGTTCCGAAATGCACGTTGTTGAGAGAGCAGGGCATGATGAGCTGCTCTTGCGTAAGGAAGTATTCAACCTGATCAGACAGTTCGGTGAGAGTCTCGAAGCAGACCAGGATAAAGCAAGGAAAGCGTCATGA
- a CDS encoding relaxase/mobilization nuclease domain-containing protein has translation MIANIVKPGSNTRGVLIYLFDKGRANEHTDQHIVASWDGFAPDPGPKGSPGHEQRMDQLVQALDLRVKQAGDQAPEGHVWHCSLRAAPGDRALTDDEWATIARRILAATGIAPVGDPDGCRWIAVRHADDHIHIVATKMRGDLRPPRNWNDYHRAMTELTRIENDFGLHQVDRDRDAWPAAKRPTRAETEKAARNGHPRAVREQLRLTVRTALSHAHSVEEFLGLLADAGLQVETRTLPSGDLNGYKVALPGDTTDGKPIWYSGTALATDLSLPKIQERLAATEPTEPTAPQPAGRPRPNPWHQATAAIERIPHHLTQDDPAPASAHLVAFGEILYALPALAPAHIRAELRKAAFAFEYAVNTRAHVDHQHARALRGACKTLSTHPADDGLIAMLVDAAILTVIAVRRHSALRHHDQQVAAAQQTLLHLQAAYGQAAPAPLARLAARKPPADTARRYAEHLRKAVPAHAEQILDEPAWDALTAALANAQRKGHNPADLLQQAAGQRPLDDAHSPAQVLTWRIQRLGERHAPSPHARAAQAHSAVQRPGPTVHPAATVPAPKASPARRR, from the coding sequence GTGATCGCGAACATCGTCAAGCCGGGCAGCAACACACGCGGTGTGCTGATCTACCTGTTCGATAAGGGCCGTGCCAACGAGCACACCGACCAGCACATCGTCGCCTCCTGGGACGGCTTCGCCCCGGACCCTGGCCCGAAGGGCAGCCCTGGCCACGAGCAGCGGATGGACCAGCTCGTCCAGGCACTCGACCTGCGGGTGAAGCAGGCCGGTGACCAGGCTCCGGAGGGACACGTGTGGCACTGCTCGCTGCGCGCCGCGCCCGGGGACCGCGCCCTGACCGACGACGAGTGGGCCACCATCGCCCGCCGCATCCTGGCCGCCACCGGCATCGCCCCCGTCGGCGATCCGGACGGCTGCCGCTGGATCGCCGTGCGCCACGCGGACGACCACATCCACATCGTCGCCACGAAAATGCGCGGGGACCTGCGCCCTCCGCGCAACTGGAACGACTACCACCGCGCCATGACCGAACTCACCAGGATCGAGAACGACTTCGGCCTCCATCAGGTCGACCGTGATCGTGACGCCTGGCCCGCAGCCAAGCGCCCCACCCGGGCGGAGACGGAGAAGGCCGCCCGCAACGGACACCCCCGTGCCGTACGCGAACAGCTGCGCCTGACGGTGCGCACCGCGCTCTCCCACGCCCACAGCGTGGAGGAGTTCCTGGGCCTGCTCGCCGATGCGGGCCTGCAGGTCGAAACCCGCACCCTGCCCTCCGGCGACCTGAACGGCTACAAGGTCGCCCTGCCCGGCGACACCACCGACGGCAAACCCATCTGGTACTCCGGCACCGCTCTCGCCACCGACCTGTCCCTGCCCAAGATCCAAGAACGCCTGGCCGCCACCGAACCCACCGAACCGACTGCCCCGCAGCCGGCAGGCCGGCCCCGGCCGAACCCGTGGCACCAGGCCACCGCCGCCATCGAGCGCATCCCCCACCACCTCACCCAGGACGACCCCGCGCCGGCCTCAGCGCACCTGGTGGCGTTCGGGGAGATCCTCTACGCCCTGCCCGCCCTCGCCCCCGCCCACATCCGCGCCGAGCTGCGCAAGGCGGCCTTCGCGTTCGAGTACGCAGTCAACACCCGTGCCCACGTGGACCACCAGCACGCCCGCGCGCTGCGCGGCGCGTGCAAGACCCTGAGCACCCACCCCGCCGACGACGGCCTCATCGCGATGCTCGTGGACGCCGCGATCCTCACCGTCATCGCCGTGCGCCGCCACAGCGCTCTGCGCCACCACGACCAGCAGGTCGCCGCAGCCCAGCAGACCCTGCTCCACCTCCAGGCCGCCTACGGACAGGCCGCGCCGGCCCCTCTGGCACGACTCGCCGCGCGCAAGCCTCCCGCCGACACCGCACGCCGCTACGCCGAGCACCTGCGCAAGGCTGTGCCCGCCCACGCCGAACAGATCCTCGACGAGCCCGCCTGGGACGCACTGACGGCCGCACTCGCCAACGCCCAACGCAAGGGCCACAATCCCGCCGACCTGCTCCAACAAGCAGCCGGGCAACGCCCGCTGGACGATGCCCACTCACCGGCACAAGTCCTCACCTGGCGCATCCAGCGCCTTGGTGAACGCCACGCACCCAGCCCCCACGCCCGTGCCGCGCAAGCCCACAGTGCCGTACAGCGCCCCGGTCCTACGGTCCATCCGGCAGCGACCGTCCCTGCTCCAAAGGCGTCGCCCGCACGGCGACGGTGA
- a CDS encoding DNA-binding protein, which translates to MSHDAREWVWNHSRSKGTARMVLALIADRCPDRRCVAYASVATLVKRANASRTAVRDALAKLISSGELVQIAGRRGPRGETYYHLPAAARFLTEQATEGSQEPTLPGGRNPAQGGPESDPVDTFDGGPESDPPAQNLTPGGYGFRPSGGTDSDPQNRSEPKVNGSNSSSSTPLIPATDWRIDDDARAWLQHHGHLDRLGEHALRAADEKWRTYRATWAPRTAAAWGADWRAWIARERTPTAGRPNLYALPGGTPAPPPGMTRADAHMAALLAALDEPTGTE; encoded by the coding sequence ATGAGCCACGACGCCCGCGAATGGGTGTGGAACCACAGCCGCAGCAAAGGCACCGCCCGCATGGTGCTCGCCCTGATCGCCGACCGGTGCCCAGACCGGCGGTGCGTCGCGTACGCGTCCGTGGCCACCCTCGTGAAGCGCGCGAACGCCTCCCGCACAGCCGTGCGCGACGCGCTGGCCAAGCTGATCTCCAGCGGAGAGCTGGTACAGATCGCCGGCCGCAGGGGGCCACGGGGAGAGACGTACTACCACCTCCCGGCCGCTGCTCGGTTCCTCACCGAACAGGCCACCGAGGGGAGCCAGGAACCGACCCTCCCGGGGGGCCGGAATCCAGCCCAAGGGGGGCCGGAATCCGACCCTGTCGACACCTTCGACGGGGGACCGGAATCCGACCCCCCAGCACAGAATCTGACCCCTGGGGGGTACGGATTCAGACCCTCAGGGGGCACGGATTCCGACCCCCAGAACAGAAGTGAACCGAAGGTGAACGGTAGTAACAGCAGCAGCTCTACCCCGCTCATCCCTGCCACCGACTGGAGGATCGACGATGACGCCCGAGCCTGGCTGCAGCACCACGGCCACCTCGACCGACTCGGCGAGCACGCCCTGCGCGCCGCCGACGAGAAGTGGCGCACCTACCGGGCCACGTGGGCTCCCCGTACTGCCGCCGCCTGGGGTGCCGACTGGCGCGCGTGGATCGCCCGCGAGCGCACCCCCACCGCCGGACGCCCGAACCTCTACGCCCTACCCGGCGGCACCCCCGCCCCGCCCCCTGGCATGACCCGCGCCGACGCGCACATGGCCGCCCTGCTCGCCGCCCTCGACGAACCGACCGGAACGGAGTAA